In the genome of Variovorax sp. PAMC26660, the window CGAACCGGCACGACTACGGCCCCAAGACGCTGCTGGGCCAGCCGATCCAGCGGCACGGCCTGGCCGAGGCTGACGAAGCGCTCGACCGCCTGGCGCGCGCGCCGGCCACCGCGCGCTTCATCTCGCGCAAGCTGGCCGTGTATTTCGTGGCCGACGAGCCGCCGCAGGCATTGGTCGACCGCATGGCCGCGGCCTTCACGCGCAGCGATGGCGATATCGCGATCACGCTCAAGGCCTTGTTCGAGTCGCCCGAGTTCGCCGCATCGCTGGGCCACAAGTTCCGCGACCCGGTGCACTACGTGATGGCCGGCGTGCGGTTGGCGTATGACGACCGCGTGGTGCAGAACGTGGGCCCGATGCTGAACTGGATCAACCGCATGGGCGAGCCGCTGTATGGGCATGAAACGCCCGACGGCTATCCGCTCAACGAAGCGGCATGGGCCAGCGCGGGCCAGATGAACACGCGCTTCGAGATTGCGCGTGCTATCGGCGCCAATGGCGCGGTGCTGTTCCGCACCGACGACAAGGCACCGCTGGAGAAGCCGGCCTTTCCGCAACTGGCCGAATCGCGCGCGGTGCGTGCAATGCAAGGTGGGCTGGGCGCGGACACGCGCGAGGCGTTGGCACAGGCGAAGAACCCGCAGGAGTGGAACACCTTCCTGCTGGCCTCGCCCGAGCTGATGCGCCGCTGAGGTTTTTGGTTTTTCTCCCTCCCCCGCTGGGGGAGGGCAGGGGTGGGGGCAAGCGGCGTTTAATGAAGCGCCAAGGCAACAACGAACGCTGCCGAGCCCCCATCCCAACCTTCCCCCAAAGGGGGAAGGAGCAAGGCAAGAAGAAAGGAAATATCGTCATGCAACGTCGAGAACTCTTGAAGCTCATGGCCGCCGCCCCCTTCGCGGGCGCCGCCGGCCAATTGATGGCCGCGCCCGCGGCCGAAGGCGCCAAGCTGCTGGTCGTGTTCTTGCGCGGCGCCTACGACTGCAGCAACCTGCTCGTGCCGACCTCCAGCGACTTCTATTACGCCTCGCGCCCCAACATCGCCATCGCGCGCCCCGGCCAGCCCAACGGCGCGCTGCCGCTCGACAGCAACTGGGGCCTGCACCCTGCGCTGGCGCAGAGCGTGATGCCGATGTTCCAGCAGAAGCAGGCATCGTTCATCGCCTTCGCTGGCACCGACGACCTCACGCGCAGCCACTTCGAGACGCAGGACTCCATCGAACTGGGCCAGGCCCTCGACAAGCGCCGCGACTACCGCTCAGGCTTTCTCAATCGACTGGCCGGCGTGCTCGGCGCGGGGCCGATCACTGATGTGTCGCCCATCGCCTTCACCGACCAGCTGCCGATCTCGCTGCGCGGCAACGCCAAGGCCGCCAACATGGCGCTCGCGGGCAACGCGCGCTCGGCGCTCGATGCGCGGCAAAGCCAGGTCATCGCGGCCATGTACCGCAACACTTCATTGGCGCAACCCGTGGCCGAGGGCTTCCAGGTGCGCGACGAAGTCATGCGCGCCGTGCAGGCCGAGATGGACGCGGCCAGCCGCAACGCCATGACCGCCAAGGGCTTCGAGTTGGTCGCGCGCCGCATGGCCCTGCTGATGCGCGACCGCTTCGACCTGGGCTTTGTCGACATCGGCGGTTGGGACACGCACGTGGGGCAGGGCGCGGGCACCGGCTACCTTGCCAACCGCTTTGAAGAATTGGGCCGCGGCGTCGCCGGCTTCGCGCAGGAAATGGGCGACGACGCCTGGCGCCAGACCGTCGTGGTCGTCATCAGCGAGTTCGGCCGCACCTTCCGCGAGAACGGCAATCGCGGGACGGACCACGGGCATGGCACTGTGTATTGGGTGCTTGGCGGTGGGCTGTCGGCGCAGGCGGGCGGGCGCGTTGTCGGCGAGCAGCAGGCGCTGACGCAGGCCACGCTGTTTCAGAACCGGGACTATCCGGTGCTGAATGAATACCGGGCGGTGTTTGGTGGGCTGTTCAGGCGGATGTATGGGTTGTCGCCTGCGCAGTTGGGGAAGGTGTTCGACGGGGTGGCGTCGAAGGATCTGCAATTGGTCTAGTGCAGGGCGCTCGAAGTCTCTGCACTTATGTGTAGAAGACGATTCGCCTGCTGAATGACCCCAAAGCGGTCGCGACCATCGGCCTCGAATAAGTACAGAACAGAGTGGCGCGCTGCACTAGACCCCGGCGCGGGCAAGACCAAGCGGGGCCTATGTGTGGGTCTATGCGCGACATGCCGGAGCGTTCGCCGGCGGACCTGAGCAACAGGATTCCCGAACTGCTACCGCGCGCGTGGACACCGGTTCAGCGGCTCAACTGGCTACTGGTTAAGACTCCCAGTGTGGTTGCTCGGGTGTCATCAGAAGCCGAGCGGGCGGAATCGAGGCCTCGTATTCCGCAAACCAATGCACGCCTCTTGGCCCAGCCAAACCGAAGGGGCCGACGCATAGGAGTTCGCCGTTCACGCGATCGATGAATATTGGGACGTTGCCCACAAGTGCGTTCTCTTCGACAGTGCGGTCGGCTAAGAATTTCTTACTGTTCCAGCAGAACATCCAGCCATATGGCTTTGTTATCGTGAGATCCCGGTCAAGCTCCGAGTTGCTCTCAGTGACGATGTCGACCCATGCTTCCGCAATCCTCCGTGCCTTCGAGAAATCCATCAAGCCATGCTCCTTGTCGCGCGGCGCGCGCCCTCGAAAGCCCGAATGTTGCCATGCCTTGTGCGCCGTGCAGGTGGCCGGTGTATGCCGATTGCTGACAGCAAGAAGGTCGCGCCGGCGCGTGGACTCGACGGTGCGTTGGCATGGAAGCTCGTGCCGATTCTTTTGCGCGATGTTCGATACAGGTTCACTTCGAGGAAAGCTGCGAAGAATGTGCTTCGTCGTCTGAAGTAGGCAGCCGCGGCTGCTCAAAGCTCGGTTGTGGCTGTACTCCGAATCGGAGCGCGTCAATGAGTGGCGAAAACTCAATGACGACCTTGCTCAAGCCTTCCCAAGCAGCTTGACGACCGCCACCGACACCGCTTACATTGCCTTCGCCTCGTGATAAGCGAGGCCGGGATTGGCGTCCCGCTGACATCCTGCGACGAAAGCCGCAGTCACCGCACATGGTCTGCGGCTTTTTTGTTCGCGCTTCCTTTTTAGGCGGCTCGAACGGGAGGGCTCGCGCCCTGCCGGTTTCCGCAAGGATGTCCCGGTACGCCAACCTGTTCGAGCTGCCGCCCCCGATTGGCGTCGGGTGCGTCGGTTTCTGCAAATCGACATCCTTGGGAGGCCCATGGCCCATGCTTCTTCAAACGACGCAAGCACCGACGCCCGTTGTGCTTGCACGCCTTATAGACCCATCGCCCAGTTCAAACCCTTCGAGTGGGTCCAAGGCGATCTGCTCGACCCATCCCGGCAAAGCCAAGCCGCATTCCTGAACGACGCACGCGATGTGGTGCAGGGCGTGCAGATGCTGGCCCAGTTGCTCGACTGGGATGAAGACCGGCGCAATGCCGCTTCGTCCGATGCGGACCCCGCGCCGCTTTTCGATGCCTGCCAGCGCGGCTCGCTGCAGCGGCTTCTCTCGGCAACGCTGGGTCTGCTTCACGCGCGTATCGAAGCACAGTGCGAGGCACTGATATGAAGGCGTAGCTCGTGGAGGGAGACAGGATGTCATTGGGTGAAGCGAAAATCTAGTTGTGACGGTCGTACGGCGGGAAGTAAAAAGTTCGTCGTAAATTGCGCCGGCGGGCGCTTGGGCTCGGCCAATCACGTGGCTGCGCAGGCGTTGAGCGCGTTGAAAGTTGGTGGAGAATTCACCGCTTCTTCACCGACTGCGAACGACACCGTGAGAACTCCTGCCCTTCTTCTCGTGCTGCCCGCACTGCTTGCGACAACAGGCTGCAACACCGTAGCAACCGGCGAGTTCATGAACAGTGTCAATACTGTCACGACCCCTGGCAAGTTCAAGAGGGTATTGGAGGGCCGTTATCGCAAGGCGGACCAGGCGAAGATGGTCGACTGCGTCAACGACGCGATGGCCAGTCCGGTCGAAACTACCCTGCTGCTGCAGTCGCGCCAGACCCGTCGTGCAGACGGCTACAGGGTGGACCTAGTGGTCGGTGCTTCCCAGTACCTGGTGGCCTACGTTCAAGACGATGGACGTTTCCAACTCGATAAGTCGGATTACGCCGGCGTCGTCAAGTTTTACAGGGAAGAGGCCGGGGCAAAGGCGTGCCTGGATCAATTCCGGGAGGGCTAGCAGCCGCGCCGCCAGATGGCCCAGAACGCCAGCCCGGTGCACGCACCGGTCAGCACGTACAAAAGGTCGCTGGGCTGAACTGGGCCCGGGTGCCGCAGATAAGCCGCAATGAGCGCGCAGACGACAAGACCCGAAGCCGTCGCCGACCACCACCGGATCAGGTGAAAGTAGCGAAATGCCATGAACAGCGGGCCTCCCAGGATAAAGACGATCGGGAGAGAAGAGAAATAGAGCAAAACCGCCATCGCCCAAGGCGATGCCGACATCAGCGTCGGGTCCGTTGCCAACAACAAGCCGTGACAGCGCGTACATGAATGGCGGAACAGCCGCTGCGACGAAAAGCCCGAGCATGGTGGCGTCGGCTTCGTTCATTCGGGAAGCGGTCATTGGTCTTTACCCGATGTCCAGATGATCCAGAAGCCCAGCGTCGCGGCAGCGCCGGCGAATCCCATCGGCGCCAATTCGCTTGCCACGATGGGCCTCGAAAACTGGATCAGAGCCGACACGCCACAGCCGGCAACAAAACCGAAACCGATGGTGGACCACCATCTCACCAGCTTCAGCGCCAGAAGCAGGAGGAAGGCTGGAACCGCGAGCATGGCCGTGGGGACGAGCGAGGCGACATAAAAAAGCGCCACAGTCGCCAGGTATCCGGTCGCAGTGCCTTGCGTCATTGCCGGACTGCCCAACGCGAGCACTACCGAAGAGATGAGCGGGGCAATGAGAAACCCGAGCCATGCGGCGGTCTGCTTCGTCACTTTGGTTCTCGTTATGGCTTGCCGACGACAGGCAGCAGCGGCGGCTTGAAGGGAAGCGGTGACCAGATCGCGTTCCAGACTTCCGCGAACCGTGTGAGCTCTTCGGTTTGCCCGACGTCGTCGGGCTGAAAAAGCTCCACTGCATGCCGCTTGGCGCCTATCTGTATCGACAAGGCGTAGTCGGGCCCGTGCAACATGAGCAGGGAAGGCTTGATCGTCTTGGGCAACTTTTCAAAGGATTGGGTCTGTGCGAGCGCGGCCAACTTCGAGATGGCGTCCAGATCAAAGAGGAACTCGCCCGAGAGTTCTCCTTGGGGCCGGCGGTTATTGAAGTAGCGGAAGTAACCCAGGCCGTC includes:
- a CDS encoding DUF1501 domain-containing protein, giving the protein MQRRELLKLMAAAPFAGAAGQLMAAPAAEGAKLLVVFLRGAYDCSNLLVPTSSDFYYASRPNIAIARPGQPNGALPLDSNWGLHPALAQSVMPMFQQKQASFIAFAGTDDLTRSHFETQDSIELGQALDKRRDYRSGFLNRLAGVLGAGPITDVSPIAFTDQLPISLRGNAKAANMALAGNARSALDARQSQVIAAMYRNTSLAQPVAEGFQVRDEVMRAVQAEMDAASRNAMTAKGFELVARRMALLMRDRFDLGFVDIGGWDTHVGQGAGTGYLANRFEELGRGVAGFAQEMGDDAWRQTVVVVISEFGRTFRENGNRGTDHGHGTVYWVLGGGLSAQAGGRVVGEQQALTQATLFQNRDYPVLNEYRAVFGGLFRRMYGLSPAQLGKVFDGVASKDLQLV
- a CDS encoding YrhB domain-containing protein, translating into MDFSKARRIAEAWVDIVTESNSELDRDLTITKPYGWMFCWNSKKFLADRTVEENALVGNVPIFIDRVNGELLCVGPFGLAGPRGVHWFAEYEASIPPARLLMTPEQPHWES